CTGCTCCGAAAACTAAGGATTCAGAGAGGTAGACAGGAAATGGGGTCTCACAGGGTCCTCTAGTTCCGGCCCAACTTCCTACTTAGTTCCTACGGACGTTGGAAGGGTTGACGATCTTTTTTCCTTTCCTTGTGGACATGACTACTATTTAGCTGTGCTTGATTAGTCCTCGCATGACTCTTCTTCACACTGATTTCAATCCGGTTCGTCGACTCTATTGGCCGGATATCAATACCTTCTACTGATCATGGAAGCTAGTGTGGCCAATGCGTCAGCAAACTGATTCTTCGTCCTCGACAGATAGTTTAAGGTAATCCGTCTGGACGGAATGAGCTTCTTCTGATCTTTGGTTTTCCAATCACCAGTTGTCTGAAAGATGATAAGTGACGAATCTCCATATACATCAATCTCCTTGATTCTCAAGTCGAGGGCGCTTCAAAGAAGCGCCTGTGATACACGCAGAATATTCTGCGATATTGTTTGTGCAAAAGAACCTCAACTTGACTTTAGAGAGCCTTTTGGCGAGCTTTAAGATAGCATGTAGAAAGGGGCTGCTCCAGCCGTTCTGATTTACTCCACCGTCAAAGAACATTTGCTAATCATGAGGAGTTTCGTCTTCTCTTCTTCGCCTACCGAAAATAGAATAGCTTCGTCCGGGAAATGAGTCTCCTTACTAATTAATAAAATAAAGCTCATAGTCAGGCACAGGATGGGATGATCCGCAGGTGGTCTGCTATTGCCTGCCCCTTGCCTTACTCATTTAGGGCTTCTGGGTGACGTACACAATATCGAACTCTGAGAGTAACATCTGCCACCTTTCTGTACGGCCCGTGAGGGCTGGCTTTTCAAAGAGATACTTCAGCGGGTCCATCCTTGCAATCAGCATGGTCGTATAGTTCAACATGTAGTGGCGTAGGCGTTGCGAGGCCCATGTAAGAGCACAACAGGTCTTTCCTAGAACCGTATACCTTGTCTCATAATCAGTGAACTTCTTGCTGAGATAGTATATGGCTCTTTCCTTCCTACCCGTTTCATCGTGCTGACCAAGGACACAACTCATGGATGCTTCCATTACTGACAGATACATCAGGAGAGGTCGACCAGGCGTTGGCGGTACCAGGATGGGAGGATTGAGTAGATATTTCTTCACTTTGTCAAACGCCTTTTGGCAATCCTCGTTCCTTGTGTCTATCTTTTCTGAAAGGCGGGGTATTCTTTCTGAGCAGTTAAAAGATCGGCTCACAGATGGGTGTGAGCTGGGCAATGAACCTGCGTAGCCTGCCTAAAAAAGCCCGGATTTCTTTCTCTTTCTTTGGTACCGGCATGCCGAGAATTGCTTTGGCTTTTGCAGGTCGACTTCGATTTCTCTTCTGCTGACAATGAACCCGAGTAGCTTACCTGACGAAGCACCAAACCTCCTCCCGGCTTTATATGCTTTTGCGGATGAAGACTGTATTTCCGCAATCTGTCAAACACTTTCTTCAAATTCACGGTCTTCTTCAGCCCAAGACTTGGCGATCATGTCATCGACATAGACCTCCATTTCCTTGTGAATCATATCATGAAACAGCGCAGTCATGGCTCGCTGGTACGTCGCCCCGGCATTCTTTAGACCAAACGGCATCAATCACCTTGTAACAGAATGTGCCCTCCTATCTGATATGGTGATAAATGCCGTTTTCTCTCTGTCTTTCTCGGCCATCTTGATCTGGTTATATCAAGAGAAAGCATCCATAAAGGACAGCATCCCATGTCCAGCGGTGTTGTCCACCAGAACATCGATGTGAGGAAGAGGAAAATCATCTTTTGGGCTTGCCTTGTTTAGGCGTCTTTGGACTCACGGAACCAGCTTTCAAATTGAGGGAAAAACCGTTCTCGAAGAAGCGTGACCATCCAGTTGAATCTCGTTACCCTCCCGTGTGGTTATGGGGGCGGGCGGCAAGCAAGTGAATGTGATCCCGCCCTCCATCAGCCGGTGTGTGTGAGCTTCGCTCCTTATAGCTCTACAGCGCCGCCGGCCACTTTCGCTCCTCTACCATATTCATTGATTCATTCTTTGGAAGTTAGGCACGTGACTCGATAGCGCAGGCACAAGACCTTTGAATGCAAACAAAGAATAGCGAGGCCGCATATCAAAAGGTTTGGAACCCAAGCTTACCTTATTATTATGAAAAGGGGAAGGTTTGATAAAGGGTAGTAGGTGTAGGTCTTTCCAGCCGGATTCATTAATGCAATGGAACTCCAGAACTGGAAGAATTGGCCTTGGAAGGAAATATTAATTCAAATCATAATCTTTCAGAAGCTGGCATCGCTAGTTGACTCCTCCTCGTCGACAGCCAGCAGTTGCCGGACTAGCCTTCCTTGCCTTCAGCCTAGCTCCGCTAGCCCTTTCGGACTAGCCTTTTGAAGCTTTCTCGCTTCCTCCTAAAGGGGAACACCAGCTAAGGCACTAATAACAGCAACAGCAAATACCGTTCCTCCCCTATCTCTTAAAGCTTCTGCCTTCAGACTTGCCTTGCTTTCCTGCCCTCGGCCTTCAGACGGGATGCTCTAGTTGTTGCTGGCTGCTCTTAGCTGAATGCCTTGCTTCGCCCTACAGCTAGTGGAGACAACGACTAATAAGATTGACGACAGGAGAACACCTTGGCTTTACGACTTTTCTGTTATTACTAATCCTTCTCTTCTTTCTAGGCCTGGACTAATGCTTCCTTATGTCTGCCATTTTAAGGCTAGTGTAACGGAGGGCTTCCTCGCAAGAAGCTTTATAGTCAGGGGTGAAACGGCTTGTTTGGCTTTCTTCTTTCTGACTACAAGGACTAATGACCTTCTTTCTTTTCCGTACGCTAGGGTCGTTTGGGCGGAAAACCGAGTTGCGTACTGGGTGAAGCTTAGTCCTTCGGACTTTTCCATCTCGCAACTTTATTAGCTAGGGCCGCTCGCACGCTTTAAGGGCTGTTGAAGGTATTGCACTAAGAAAGACTCCTGCCGTTGCTAAAGGTAAGATTTTAAAGCCGCTCAAGCAATTTCTTTAAATTTAAAAAGAAAGGAATAGAAAGAAGAGATCCCATTGAATCAGCTCGTGTGATAAGATCCCATGCAGTTAACTCGAAAGGCAATGGAAATGAGTGACTCTCGGGTGAACCAATTGCTTAGCGAATCTTTTTCTTGAGAAATAGCCGGAAAGACAATAAAAAAGATTAAAAGGGCTTCGCCCTAGACACTCCTTTCTTTAGTAGTAGTAATTTCATTCATCAACCGGAAAACGAAGCATGTGTTTTCTGATCGATGAATGAACGAATGAAGCGCACGCATGTGTTGTTCGTTCCACCGTCCGAAACCCACCACCGCTTTTTCAGCTAGCTATAGTTCGATCAAGACCTACTAGCTATCAGTTGCGCATAAGCTTGCTATCAGTTAGGTTCCGCTATTTTTACAATTTTCCGGTAGCCCTATCTCTTTCTTTATACAGATGTTGGGGGAGGCATTACTTAGGGCAATCTCATGTGTGGCTCGGGTAAGCTAGAGTAACTAACGTTGGATGAATGTGATTACGAAACTCCTGACGTCGTTCCTTAACCTTACTTAGCTCGGGGATGATCGGGATACAATTAACTCATTCAAGCATTCGTCTTGTCAGCTAAGGGTCCCCGTGCTTTGCAGGAAAAGGTTGGGCTTTAGGTTACAGTTACATCATTTTTCATCGAATTGTTGTTTGCTATGCTATGTCACATCCCCATATAAATATGTGGGATGGAGTAATGAATCATTCTCTTATCTCTATAATCTATATTGTTTTCATGGTATCAGAGCCAACAAGAGAATTAGGGTGCTGAAACAATAACCCAAAACCTGCTTGCTTAGAGAATCAAACTGTTCCTGTCTGCTTTTTTTTTTATGACCGATAGAAATGGAAACTCTTTTGTTATATGCCCTATACCCAAATAATTTCTTTGGTAGATCCTAACACGAATTATGTACACAATGAGGATCACAATCATTGATACTGTTTGTTTGGGTACCAAGCTATCTTATCAATATATTTTTAAAAAAGCCTTCGATGTAGTGATGAAATTGTGATACATAATCAATCCTATTTGTTTTTGTTCATTACTAAAATGAATCGAATCCTATCAAATATTTATATTTATCCTTTGAATTACTCATATATATCCTATGAATTTCATTTCGCACCGGAAACTATTCTAGGAGAAGTTCGAATCCGTTCCGTTCGGATATTGATCGGTCTTGGTTTGACATGGTTTACGCGTTACTGGTTCCCGGAAGAGTTAATATCTCCATTAGCTAAACCCTTTCTTACCCTGCCTTTGGACTCGTATTTTGTTCGTACACAATCAACGGAGGCCTCCCCGACATATGTTGCAACGTCTTCAATAGCATGCTCTTATTTCGTCTTTCCCTTAATAAGTCATCAAATTTGGTGCTTTTTGATCCCCAGTTGCTATGGAGAACAAAGGACGAAATACAATCGATTCCTCTATTTAAGTGGTTCTCGCTTCTCCTTGTTCCTGTTCCTAACTCCTTCCCGGGTAATTCCCAATGTTTGGCACTTTCCATACTCCGTGGGTGCAACATCAACAAATTTGCTCATGATCAAGTTACAACCTAAGATCTATGACCATATTATGTTAACTGTTCGTATTTCGTTCATTCCATCGGTATGCTCCCAGGTACCTGTAATTGTGATCCGTTTGCCAGAACTAAGGGGTCTTTCTGTGGAAACCTTCACGAACAATCGTCGTTTTTTGATGGTTTTTCCGCTTCTCACAGCTGCTCTTTCCACACCTCCGGATATCTGGTGCCAAATCGTCGCCCTTTTCCTTATTTCTTCGATAATAGAGTTGGCTATCTTTGTGGCATCGATTGTACAAGTTCGTGAAGAAGGCTGGACGAGTGGAATGAGGGAAAGCGGCTCGATCGACAAAAAAGAAGAGTAGCCCAACCCGAAAAGTAACTATCAATTCATTCCCGAGAAATTCTCAACCAACATATGCGATTCATTCCCGTAAAGATTCCAACACACAGAAGACTCCTTACCTTAGGAGCGGGATGAGTGATACATCCGGCGAGCGCCGGTGAAGAACGCAAGCAAAGCTGGAGCTCGGGCATTGTTATATTCCATCAAGAGAAAGGAGGCAGACTGGTAAGAAGGCTGACCACATAGGGGGAGCGAACCGAAAAGCTCAGCTTTGCGGAGCGGACCAATCTTCCGTACCGCCCCCCTTACTCTCTCTCTATAAAAAAAGCCTGCGGGAAGCGCGAAGGGCTAAGCCTGATGCAAATATACCGAAAAAGTCAGCGAAGCGTATGTGTTATATCCTTTCGATCGAGCGACAACTTCTAAGGAAGGCCTTCATTCCCCTTTGAAAGAAGTAAAAAATTCAAAAAATTTCGCAAGGGAAACACCCATTTTGAGAGAGAAGGTTGCAGAAGTGCTTCTAGATCTGATGGAATAAGGCAGAATTTAGAACAACACTTTCCATCTCTTGCTTGCTTTCATAGCAAAAAAGAATTTAGGAGATGAAACCCTGATTACATTACCGCAGGCCAAAATTGGATTGGAAACGTAGAGCTATGGAACTTACTTATTAGATAACTAGTAATAATAAGAAGAATAAGCCACGAGGATGCAGCAATAGAATGTCGAGTTAGAATAAGCCGAGCCTTTCAGCGATAGAGTTAGAGTGTTGAAACGGAAAAGTAAGGCCAGCCAAAAAAAGACTTGTTGAAAAAC
The DNA window shown above is from Ziziphus jujuba mitochondrion, complete genome and carries:
- the mttB gene encoding transport membrane protein, which codes for MNRILSNIYIYPLNYSYISYEFHFAPETILGEVRIRSVRILIGLGLTWFTRYWFPEELISPLAKPFLTLPLDSYFVRTQSTEASPTYVATSSIACSYFVFPLISHQIWCFLIPSCYGEQRTKYNRFLYLSGSRFSLFLFLTPSRVIPNVWHFPYSVGATSTNLLMIKLQPKIYDHIMLTVRISFIPSVCSQVPVIVIRLPELRGLSVETFTNNRRFLMVFPLLTAALSTPPDIWCQIVALFLISSIIELAIFVASIVQVREEGWTSGMRESGSIDKKEE